A window of Pseudomonadota bacterium contains these coding sequences:
- a CDS encoding SDR family oxidoreductase yields MKQGYEGKVALVTGGGSGIGAALAEALHAAGAVVVVSDINEGAARAVAARLGPRHRGVGLDVRNAVAVEMLIDEMAEREGRIDFVFNNAGVAVVGEFHRLSRADLDRVLDVNLRGAAYVAHAAFRRMAVQGFGHLVNTASGYGLVPSGANAPYATTKFGVVGLSESLRLEGHDLGVRVSVVCPGFVRTPIVDKMHAVGLDAEKVRASVPFAPVEAAEAARIVLDGVARNRAIIAFPRYVGLMAMFYRLFPKVAFRFGLRMVRRIRRHRTDVETLASRRGPTIPWG; encoded by the coding sequence GTGAAGCAAGGGTATGAAGGCAAGGTGGCCCTGGTCACGGGGGGCGGTTCCGGCATCGGCGCGGCGCTGGCTGAGGCGTTGCACGCGGCGGGGGCGGTGGTGGTGGTGTCCGACATCAACGAGGGTGCCGCCAGAGCCGTGGCCGCGCGGCTCGGCCCGCGCCATCGTGGGGTAGGCCTCGACGTGCGCAATGCCGTGGCGGTCGAGATGCTCATCGATGAGATGGCCGAGCGCGAGGGGCGCATCGATTTCGTCTTCAACAACGCGGGCGTGGCTGTGGTGGGTGAGTTCCACCGGCTGTCGCGGGCCGACCTCGATCGGGTTCTCGACGTCAACCTGAGGGGCGCCGCCTACGTGGCCCACGCCGCATTTCGCCGCATGGCGGTCCAGGGCTTCGGGCACCTGGTGAACACGGCGTCAGGATACGGCCTCGTCCCCTCGGGGGCGAACGCGCCGTACGCCACCACGAAGTTCGGCGTGGTGGGCCTGTCTGAATCGCTTCGTCTCGAGGGGCACGATCTGGGGGTGCGGGTGTCGGTGGTGTGTCCGGGCTTCGTGCGCACGCCCATCGTCGACAAGATGCACGCGGTGGGTCTCGACGCCGAGAAGGTACGCGCGTCGGTGCCGTTCGCGCCGGTCGAGGCCGCCGAGGCGGCCCGCATCGTGCTCGACGGCGTGGCGCGCAATCGCGCCATCATCGCCTTCCCGCGATACGTCGGGCTCATGGCCATGTTCTATCGGCTCTTCCCGAAGGTGGCGTTCCGCTTCGGCCTGCGCATGGTGCGCCGCATTCGGCGCCACCGCACCGACGTTGAGACGTTGGCGTCGCGCCGAGGCCCGACGATTCCCTGGGGGTAG